A stretch of DNA from Sphingomonas sp. SORGH_AS_0879:
CAGGTCAGGGTGAAAGGGTGCGGTAAAAGCGCACCGCGGTCCCGGTAACGGGAACGGCATGGCAAACCCCACCGGGAGCAAGACCGAATAGGGATGGCATGGCGCGCAAGCGTCGGGGCGTGTTCCCGCCCGCCATCCGGGTTGGTTGCTTGAGGCGATGTGCAAGCATCGTCCTAGAAGAATGGTCGCCCATCCGGCTTTGCGCCGGTGGACAGAACCCGGCTTACAGGCCCTCTGGCTCATTCCCATCCACCGCGCGCCGCACCGTTACGGCGCGCGCGCAGGATCGCGGATCACATCAGAACCTTGTCCGGTCGCGCCAGCGCGTCGAGATCGGTGGTCGCGTCGATTTCCAGCAGGGTTTTGATATGCCCGTCGCGAATGTCATAGACCCAGCCGTGGAGCCAGAGTTCCCGACCCGAAGCGAACGCCTTCTGGATGGTGTCGAGCCGGGCGAGGTGGCGGAGCTGCTCCATCACGTTCACCTCGACCAGCCGGTTGACCTTGGCCTCCTGGTTCGGCTGAGCGTCGATTTCGTCGCGGTGGCGGTGGAGCACGTCGCGGGCATTGGCCAGCCACTGATCGACCGGCCCCTCCGTCCCGCCGTCGAGTGTGGCGAGCACCCCGCCACAGCCATGATGGCCGCACAGGATGACGTGCCGCACTTCCAGCACGTCGACCGCATATTGCACGACCGACAACAGGTTCAGGTCGTCGTCATGGACCAGATTGGCGATGTTGCGGTGCAGGAACATGCCGCCCGGCGGCGTCATGGTCAGTTGTTCGGGCGTCACCCGGCTGTCGGAACATCCGATCCAGAGGAAGTCGGGTTTCTGCCCCGCGGTCTGGCGCTGGAAGAAGTCGGTCTTCTCCTCGAGCAGTTCGGCGGCCCAGGCCTTATTGGCGAGCAGGAGTTGCTTATATTCCCTCATGCGTAGCGCACTCCCGTCGAAGGGGCCTTGATCATCGGCGCGGTCCGTTCCGCGACGTCGCTGCGCACGATCACGTCGATCCCGCGATACTCCGCGCCTTTGATGAAGGCGTTGATGATGTCGATATTGTCGAGATCGACATAGGAGGTCGAGGACAGGTCGATCAGCAGGTTGGCGCCGTCCGGCACCTTGGCCAGCGACTTCTGCAACTCATATTTGTGGATGAAATACAGGTTGCGCCGCGCCCGGATCAGGCAGTCCTCGTCGTCGGAAGCGAAGGTCAGCGCCGGGCGGAAATTGCGCGCCACGACGAAGACGAAGCCGACGGCCAGGCCGACCAGGATGCCGATCAGCAGGTCGGTGCGCAGGATCGCCAGGATGGTGACGATGAACGGGATGAACTGGGTCCAGCCCTGTTTGTACCGCTCGGTGAACAGCTTGGGCTTGCACAGCTTGTAGCCGGTGGCGATCAGCACGGCGGCGAGCGCGGCCAGGGGGATCTGGTTCAGCACCACCGGAATCAGCGCGACCGACAGCAACAGCCAGGTGGCGTGGAGCATGGTCGACAGCTTGCTCTCCGCGCCCGCATCGACATTGGCCGAGGAGCGGACGATGACCGAGGTGACCGGCAGGCCGCCGAGCAGGCCGGAGACGATGTTGCCGCCGCCCTGCGCCATCAATTCCCAATTCTTGTCGGTCGTGCGGCGGCGCGGGTCGAGTTCGTCCACCGCCTTGACGCTGAGCAGCGATTCCAGGCTGGCGACGATGGCGAGCGTGATCGCGGTCGTCCACACCGCGCCAGTGCCGATCGCGGTGAAGTCGGGCAACTGGAACTGGCCGACGAATTCCGACGCGCTGCCCGCGACCGGCACCTGCACCAGATGCGCGCCCGCCAATTGCCATTCGGGCCGCAGCGAGCCCAGGATCATGTTGCCGACCACGCCGATCACCACGACGACCAGCGGGCCGGGCAGGAGCCGCAGCGGGCCCTGCTTGGGCTTGGCGTGATCCCACCAGAAGAGGAAGGCGAGCGAGATCGCGCCGATCAGCACCGCACCGGGGGCGATATCGCGGCTGACGCTGGCCCACAGGTCGGTGAAGGTGTTGCCGCCCGCGCGGCTGGCATATTCGAAGCTGCCCTCGAAATCGCCGTCATAGCCGATGGCATGGGGGATCTGCTTCAGGATCAGGATCAGGCCGATCGCCGCCAGCATGCCGGTGATGACGGAGGAGGGCACGAACTCGGCCAGCACGCCCGCGCGAGTCAGGGAAAAGCCGAGTTGAAGCACACCCGCCAGCGTCACGGCGAGCAGGAAGACCTGGAAACTCGGCAACCTCTCGATCGCTTCGAACACGATGACGGTCAGCCCTGCGGCGGGGCCGGATACCGACAAGGGCGATTTGGAGAGGAAGCCGACGACGAGCCCGCCGACGATCCCGGCGATCATGCCCGCGAAGGGCGGCGCGCCGGAGGCGACCGCGACGCCGAGGCAGAGCGGCAGCGCGACGAGCGCCACCACGATCGAGGCGGGCACGTCCGCTCTAGCGGTAGCCAGGAAGGAACGGTTTTGGGCCATGGCGGCTCCTGACTCGCTTGCGTCCGCATATGTCCGGTACGGACATGAATATATGATGACCGATAATTCATGAACGAGTGGCTGGCCGCGGGTCAAGCGTTTCGAAGTGCCATTTTCACAGCCGTTCCGGGAAAGCATTCGCCTCTATGCTTGCGCCCGCGCCGAAGTCGCTTAAATCGAGCGGCGTGGCGCGTTCTACTACCCGATCCAACGACTGGGGCTTTCCTCGCTGGCGCAGCTATGGCGCGGCGCGGGAGGCCAAGCCCGTGCGAATCTGCGACCGGCATGGCTGCGACCAGCCGGGCAATTGTCCCGCGCCCAAGTCGCCGAACAGCCCCGACCGCTGGTATTTCTGCGAGACCCACGCCGCCGAATATAATCGCGGCTGGGACTATTTTCAGGGTCTGAGCGCCGAGGAAGCCGCCGCGCGCGAAGCATCGGAGCGACGGACCAGCGCGGGCTATGCGCAGTCCAAGCATCAGGCCTGGGCGGGGCCGGGTGACGGTAGCCGTTCACGCGACGAAATGCGCGCGCTCGACGCGCTGGGGCTGGAGCCGGATGCCGAGTTCGACCTGATCCGCGCGACCTGGCGCGGGCTGGCCAAGGCGAACCATCCCGACATCCGCCCCAACGACCCCGAGGCGGCGACGAAGTTCCAACAGGTTCAGGCGGCCTATGAAGTGCTGCGCGCCGCCGAGGAGCGGCGGAGCTGGAAGCCCGAATGATCCGCCGCGCCAAGGTGGAGTGGGAAGCGACGGTCCTGGTTTGCGGCAAATGCTCGAAAAAGGTCGGCGGCGGGTTCGGGCCGAAGGGCAAGACGCCATTGGCCAAGGCGCTCAGGCGGATGTTCGGCAAGGGGCGCAAGGCGTCGGTCGGGGTGATCGAAACCAAGTGCCTGGGGCTGTGTCCGAAGAATGCGGTGACCTTAGTGGACGGGCGTCGGCCGGGGGAGTGGCTGGTCGTGACGCCGGATGAGGATGTCGAGGCGATCGCCGCGCGGTTGGGGCGGGGGGCTTAAGTTACGTGGGTTAGTCTCGGTGAGACTCCAAACCCTCCCCCATCCCCTCCCGCTTGCGGGAGGGGAGCGGCCAGAGGCGCGGGCAAGTCTCTTTGTCGATCGTCAGGGATGGGGCAGACGTTGCTGAAGTAGGCTCGGGTCAGCCAAGAAGCACGCCCCTCCCGCAGGCGGGAGGGGATGGGGGAGGGCAAGGTGTCTCACCGAGCCCACCCCCGAACCTCAATACCGCCCCGCCGTCTCCCGGATCAGCGCGATCATGTTGGGAATCCCCTGAGTCCGGTTGGAACTCAACTGGTTCCTCAGATCGAACGGCGCGAGTTCGCCTTCAATATCGGTCGCCAGTATTTCAGCAGGCGTCTTGTCCTGCACCGTCTTCAGGACCAGCGCGATGATCCCCTTGGTGATCGCCGCGTTCGAGTCCGCCAGGAAGTGCAGCGCCTCGCCATCCCCCTTGGTCGGATAGACCCAGACCGAAGCCGAGCACCCCCGCACCAGCGTCGCATCGGTCTTCAACGCCTCGGGCATCGGCTCCAGCGCGCGGCCCAGATCGATCAGCAGGCGATAGCGATCGTCGGCGTCGAGAAATTCATATTCGTCGCGGATTTCGGCAAGATCGGACATGGGCCCCGCGCTACCGTTGTTCGCGCGCGACGACAACCGGTCAGTCCTTGAGCAGCGCGTCCACCGATCCGCCGTTGCGCGCCAGTTCCGCGGCGACGCGGCGGCGGCCTTCATAATAGGTCAGCACCGGCGCGGTCGGGTCGAGCCTGCGGATCAGCGCCTCGTCGCCGGGGCGGATGCTGGTTTCCCCCGCGACATAGTCGGGATAGCCTTCGCGCTTCCAGGCGGGCAGGCGAAGGGCGGCCCATTCGCCGATATGGTCGGCGACCAGCCGGTGGGTCGTCTCATGCGCGATGGTGCCCGACAGCGTGCGCACCCCGCCCAGCGGTGCGCCGTTGGTCACCCGGTCCGTCGCGACCGAACTGCGGTTGAAAACCAGCGCATGGGCGAAGGGGCGGCGAAAGGCGATCGCGTTCCGCACGCCGATCGACAGCACGTCCCAGCGCCAGCCGCCATCGGTCAGCACCACCTGCCGCGACAGCCCCGTCCGGTAGAGCGGGCTCGTCGCCAGCAGCCCGTCGGCACGGGCCAGTACCCGGCCCATCGCGGCCCGGTCGATCGGCTGCTCGGACAGCACCGTGGTCGAGCCGAAATCGGCGCGATAGGGAAAGGCGAGCGCGGCGGGGACATGCACCACCCCGGCGATGACGACCGCGCCGCCACAGGCGACCCGGGCCGTCCATCGGCGAAGGCGGGCGAGGCGCGCCATGGTTACAGGTCCACCCCGGCGGCTATGGCCTCGAGCTTGCGAATGCGCTCCTTCAGATCGGCCATTTCGATCCGCGCCGCGGCAGACGTGGCGGGCGGGTAGGGCATGTCGTGGCTGCGGTCATATTCGCGGCTTTTCAGCTGCAACCATCCGCGCCACCCCGCCAGCCCGGCGGTGACGATCATCGCCAGACCGGCCAGGCCGGCGGTCGCGATGACGATATAGAGATTGGTGTCGGTCATGATCCGGGCTCCCTGTCCGTATCAACGGTTGGCTTAACGGTCGCGCAGACGCTCGATTTCGCGGTCGAGGTCGATGCTCTTGTGCTGGTCGGTGATGACGCGCTCCAGCACCTGGATGCGGTCCTTCAACTGCTGAACCTCGGCGCGGAGCGCCTGGGTGTCGCGACTGCCCTCGCCACGCAAATGCTCGATCATGTCGAGGCCGGGCGAGCGGCGATGCTTGGCCTTGAAGATGCTGGCGATCATGACGATCGCGACGATCATGACGACCATGAACTGTGAACCGGACATGGTGGTAATTCCCCTCTAAAATCTTGTGTCAGTGCTCGATGCGGGCGGGCGTTTCGCCCAGCACACGCAGGCTGTCGATTTCGTCGCTGAGCGCCAGGCCGCGATCGGTGATGATCCGCTCCAGCACCCGGACCCGCTGTTCCAGCTTTTCGGTCTGGGCCGCATATTGCGCCGCCTTTTCCGCGACCATCGAGGCTTCGGTGGCCAGCCGCTTTTCGCGGTAAGCGAACCAGGGCCGGACGAAGACGCCGCCGATGATCGCGACCAGGCCGCAGCTGATGCCCATGATCGGGATCAGAAGAGCGATATTGTTCATCCTGTCTCTCCGGGATCAGCGATCGCGCAGCGCGTCGATTTCGCGCGCGGTCCGCTCGGCGGGGTCGGTGGCGATCCGCTCCAGAACGGCGATCCGCTCTTCCAGTCGAGAGACCTGGCCGACCAGCTTCTGGTTCTCGGCGGTCAGCAATTCGACCTTGCGTTCATCGGCCATGCCGGTCTTGCCGACGGTGCCGCCCCAGTCATTGTCCAGGCTATAGCCGTGCTTCGCACGGATCCAGGTGGTGACCACCCAGCCGATCGTCGACATCGCGATCATCGCCAGGACGAAACCCGGTCCTCCCCAAGACATGATCCTTACTCCCCTTCAGATGTGGCGTTGGCCGGGCGATCAGCGCAAGCTGTCGATCTCGTCGGCCAGTTGGCGGTTGCGGCTGGTATAGTGCAGTTCGATATCGGCGAGGCGGCGGTCGATGTCGCGGAAGGTCGAGCGGACCTCGGCGGTCGAGCGGCGCGGATTGCTGCGCACGCCCTGCCAGAACTTGGCGTCCTCGTCCGACTGGTAGAGCCCGATCGGCTTGGCCGTCGCCATCCAGGCGACCAGGATGTAAGCGAGCGGAACCCAGGGCATACCCACCCCGGTGACGGTCAGCAGGACCGCGGCGATGCGGACCCACAGGACGTCGACCCCGGTATAGTCGGCGATGCCCGAGCACACGCCCTTGAACTTGGCATTCTGCTTGTCGAGATAGAATTGGGTGCGGCTGGCGGACATGTCAGTTCCTCCGATCGAGGCTGTAGTCGGTGCGGCCGAGGCGACCTTCCGGGCGCCATTCGGGCTGCGACAGGCTGGGCTTGAAGTCGGGATTGTCGGCGGCGACGATCCGTTCGACCGTGTTCAGCCGGTCCTCCAGCCGCCGGGCGAGCAGATGAAGCTCGTCGAGCAATTGCTCGTCCTCCTGCGTGATCTTCGGCGCCTGCTTCCACTTGGTCATATAGTGGAGGAACAACCATGGCAGTGCGATGAAGATCGAGACGATGGGGACGGCGATGTTGAAGAAATCCTCCATCTCACTCCCCCTTTTTCAGGCGCGCCTTGAGCGCGGCGAGTTCGGCATCCACCCGGTCGGAGGTGCGCAGTTCGGCGATTTCCTCTTCCAGCGTCTTGGGCGAGGCGCCCAGGCCCAGCGCTTCGGCGCGGCCCTCGGCCTCGTCCACCTTGCGCTCCAGCATGTCGAAGCGGCTGAACGCGTCATGCGTCTTCGACCCGTTCCACATCTCGCGCAGGCGATAGCGGTTGTTCGCGCTTTCCAGACGGGTCTGGACCGCATTCTGCTTGGTCCGCGCCTCGCGCAGCTTGTTCTGCAACTTGGCGATGTCCTCTTCCGAGGCGCGCAGCGCATCGTCGAGCACCTGGACTTCGGCCTTCAACTGGTCGGCCATGTCGGCGGCCTTCTGGCGCTCGATCAGCGCGGCCTTGGCCAGGTCCTCGCGGTCCTTGGACAGCGCCAGTTCGGCCTTTTCCGTCCAGCTTTCCTGAAGCTGGTCCAGCTTCAGGATGTGGCGGCGGATTTCCTTCTGGTCGGCGATCGTGCGGGCGGCGGAGGCGCGCACCTCGACAAGCGTCTCCTCCATTTCGAGGATGATCATGCGGATCATCTTCGCGGGGTCTTCCGCCTTGTCGAGCAGGTCGGCGAAATTGGCGGCGACGATGTCGCGGGTGCGGGAGAAAATGCCCATCGGAGACTCCTTGATGGCGGCTATTCGGGGATTATGCGGTCGGTGCCTCGATCGCCGCAACCTGGGCCGTGCTGGTGGCGACATGCGCGGGGGCGAGGGCGCCCATCAGGCAGGTGGCGCTCATCACGACGGTGCAGGCGATGGCGGCGATCTGGCGGGTCAGGTTGGTGGCGAACATGGTGGAAACTCCCTGAATTCTATGTTTCGGTCCGCTCATTGGCGGGATGTCGACAGCATTGCAGGAGCCGTGCCAACTTTAAAAATGACGTAAATACAGGCACTTATGAAATAGTTGCGATGAGCCAACGATTGCGCCCTTGCCAAGCCTTGGCAAAATCCGCCACCTGTTGGGAATGGAGCGGACGAGTCAGGTCATCGGCCAGTCGGGGGCCTTTCTGGATACGCTGGAACGCGCCAGCCGCGCCGCGGCTCTGGATCGCCCGGTGCTGGTCATCGGCGAGCGCGGGACCGGTAAGGAACTGGTCGCCGAACGCCTCCACCGGCTGAGCGGGCGGTGGGACCAGCCCCTGGTCATCATGAACTGTGCCGCGCTCCCCGAGACGCTGATCGAGGCCGAACTCTTCGGGCATGAGGCGGGCGCGTTCACCGGCGCGACCAAGGCGCGGGCGGGGCGGTTCGAGGAAGCCAATGGCGGCACGCTGTTCCTCGACGAACTGGGCACGCTGTCGATGGCGGCGCAGGACCGGCTGCTCCGCGCGGTCGAATATGGCGAGGTGACGCGGATCGGCTCGTCGCGGCCCTTGCGTGTCGATGTGCGCATCGTCGCGGCGACAAACGAGCATCTGCCCGACAAGGTCGCCGCGCACCAGTTTCGCGCCGACCTGCTCGACCGGTTGTGTTTCGAGGTCGTCACCCTGCCGCCGCTCCGCGCGCGCAAGAGCGATATCATGCTGCTCGCCAATCATTTCGGGCGGCGGATGGCGGCGGAGATCGGGTGGCAGGACTGGCCCGGCTTCGGTCCCGCCGCGACGGATGCGCTGATGGAGCATCGCTGGCCCGGCAATGTCCGCGAATTGCGCAACGTGGTCGAGCGCGCGGTCTATCGCTGGGACCGGGAAGGGCCGGTGGATGCGATCGAGATCGATCCCTTCCGCTCGCCCTATCGCCCGCAGGGCCAGTCCCCCGCCGCCGCGAAAAGCGATCAGGCCAGCGCGCCTGCTCCCATGAGCGACGGCGATGAGGTGGCGGCCTGCGATGTCGGGCCGTCCGACTTCAAATCGCGCGTCGCCCGGTTCGAGCGCGAATTGCTGACCAAGGCGCTGGCCGAGAATCGCTTCAACCAGCGGACCACGGCGGAGGCGCTGGGGCTGAGCTATGACCAGCTTCGTCACGCGCTTCGTCGCCATGATCTGATCGGAACGGTTGCGTAACCGCGTTCGGGGAGCCATTTGAGGCGTCCGGCGTTGCCACAGGCAAACCCCAAAGGAGCAATTACGATGGCTTTCGAACTGCCGCCCCTCCCGTACGACTATGATGCGCTGGAGCCGGTCATCTCCAAGGAGACGATGACCTTCCACCATGACAAGCATCATGCCGCCTACACCAACAAGCTGAACGAGGCGGTCGAGGCGGATTCGTCGCTTCAGGGCAAGTCGATCGAGGACATTCTGGCGAACATCTCGTCGGCCCCGGCGGTCGTCCGCAACAATGGCGGCGGCTATTGGAACCATGACTTCTTCTGGAAGATCATGACCAAGCCCGGCACCACCCAGCCCTCGGGCAAGCTTGCGCAAGCGATCGAGGCGTTCGGCGGTCTCGACAAGCTGAAGGACGAATTCAACACCAAGGGTGCGGGCCAGTTCGGTTCGGGTTGGGCCTGGGTCATCGCGGATGCCGAGGGCAAGCTGAAGGTCACCTCGACCCCGAACCAGGACAATCCCCTGATGGACGTCGTCGCCGACAAGGGCACGCCGATCCTGGGTAACGACGTGTGGGAGCACGCCTATTACCTGACCTATATGAACGACCGTCCGGGCTATCTGAAGGCCTGGTGGGACGTGGTGAACTGGGACGAAGCCGGTCGCCGGTACGAGGCGGCGGTCGCGTAATCTCGCGCTGATCCGGTTCGGATAAGGGAAGGGCGGCTCCGTGCGGGGCCGCCCTTTTTCATTTCGTCATCCCGGCGTTTTTCATTCGTCATCCCAGCGAAGGCTGGGATCTCTGGCAACGGACAAGCGCCATCGTGAAAGGCCCCAGCCTTCGCTGGGGCGACGGCCCGTTACTCCACAGGCGGGTCTTGCACCTTCGCCTCATCGGCGTTCAGCCCATGCTTCATCAGCATCGGAATATTCGCAATGGCGAAGCCCAGGGTCAGCGGCATCGCCCCCCACAGCTTGAACCCCACCCAGAAATCCCAGGTCGAGTTGCGCCACACCGCCTCGTTCAACACCGCCATCAGCGCGAAGAAGATCGCCCAGTTGCGGGTCAGCTTGCGCCAGCCCTCCGGGGTGAGCCCCGAATAGACGCTGCCCAGCACCAACTGGATCAACGGTCGCCCGGTCGCCAGCCCGAAGAACAGCAGCGCGGAGAACATCGCATAGACGATGGTCGGCTTCATCTTGATGAAGCGTTCGTCGTGGAAATACAGGGTCAGCCCGCCGAACACGACGACCAGGATGCCCGACATCCACAGCATCGGCGAGATGCGGCCCATCTTCACCCGGCTGACAATCATCGCGATGACGGTCGCCACCATGAACGCGCCGGTCGCGACCAGCACGCGGGTCAGCGGGCCCATGGGCGCGAGGAAATTGACCGCGAAGAACAGGACCAGTGGACCATATTCGATCCCGGCCTTCAGCGCTGCACTCGCTTCTTTCTGTTGCGTACTCACTTCCGGCCTCCTTCGATCCCGGCAATGATCCGGCTGACTTCGTTGGCGTCGAAGGGGCGCAGGTCGGTCATGCCCTCGCCGACGCCGATGGCATGGATGGGCAGGCCGTATTTCTCCGCCGCCGCGACCAGCACGCCGCCGCGCGCGGTGCCGTCCAGCTTGGTCATGACCAGACCGGTGACGCCCGCCACGTCCTTGAACACCTCGATCTGGTTGAGCGCGTTCTGGCCCGTCGTCGCGTCGAGCACCAGCAGGATGTCATGCGGCGCCTCGGGGTTCAGGCGGCCGAGCACGCGGCGGATCTTGGACAGCTCGTCCATCAGTTCGCGCTTGTTCTGGAGCCGACCGGCGGTGTCGACGATCAGCACGTCGATGCCGGTCGCGGTCGCCTGTTTCACCGCTTCATAGACGATGCCCGCCGCGTCGCCGCCTTCCTTGCCCGAGACGATCGGCACGCCGACCCGCTCGGCCCAGGTCGCAAGCTGGCCGATCGCGGCGGCGCGGAAGGTGTCGCCCGCCGCCAGCATCACGCCGTAATCCTGCTCCATGAAGAGGTGGGCGAGCTTGGCGATGGTGGTCGTCTTGCCCGATCCGTTGACGCCGATGACCAGGATCACCTGTGGCCGGGGAAAGGCGTCGATCTCCAGCGGGGTGGCGACCTTGGCCAGCGCCTTCTCCACCTCTTCGGCGACGACCAGGCGGATACCCAGTTCCTCCATGTTCCGCTCGAAGCTGCCCTCGGCCAGCCGGGTGCGGATATGGCCCGCCGTCTCGGGACCGAGGTCGGAGGCGATCAGCGCTTCCTCGATCTCGTCCAGCGTGCCCTCGTCGAGCCGCGCGGTGCCGAGGCCCGCCAGATTGCCGACCAGCCGGTCCGAGGTGCGACGGAAACCGCCGAGCAGCTTGTCGTGCCAGGAGGAGGAAGAACTCATGCCAATTGTCCGATCAGATGGGTTTCGGTCGCCGCCGTGACCCGAACGCGGGCGATGCTGCCCGGTTCGGCGGCGGGGGAAAAATGAATGTCGGCGAAGTCGGGCGCATGGCCGCGCGTGCCGGGCCGCTCGACCAGCACCTCGCGGGTTTCCCCGACTTGGGCTGCCAACCAGTCGCGACGGCGACGAGCGGCGGCTTCGCGCAGTCTGGCCGCTCGCTCGCGGCGGAGGGGATGGGGAACCTGCGGCATCCGCGCGGCGGGGGTGCCGTCGCGCGCCGAATAGGGGAAGATGTGCGCGTGGACGATATGACAATCGTCGATCAGCGCCAGCGTATCCGCTGCCATCGCTTCGTCCTCGGTCGGGAAGCCCGCGATCAGGTCCGCGCCGATGGCGATGTCGGGCCGGGCGGCCAGCAGGCGTTCGACGATCGCGACCGACTGCGCGCGGCTGTGGCGGCGCTTCATCCGCTTGAGGATCAGGTCGTTGCCCGCCTGGAGCGAGAGGTGGAGATGCGGCATCACCCGCGCCTCGCCCGTCACCAATTCGAACAAGCGGTCGTCGATCTCGATCGAATCGAGCGAGGACAGCCGCAGCCGGGGCAAGGCGGGGACATGGGTCAGGATACGCTCGACCAACAGGCCCAGGCTGGGCGCGCCGGGCAGGTCGTGGCCGTAACTGGTCAGGTCGACGCCGGTCAGCACCACTTCCCTGTGCCCCAGTTCGACCGCGCGCACGATCCGCTCGATGACCAGTCCGGCGGGGACCGAGCGGCTGGGCCCTCGTCCGGTCGGGATGATGCAGAAGGTGCAGCTATGGTCGCAGCCATTCTGCACCTCGACAAAGGCACGGGCATGGCCCGCAAAGGCCGACACCAGATGCGGCGCGGTCTCGACCACGCGCGACAGGTCGGCGACCAGCATCGGTTCGGCGGAGGCCCAGCTTTCGGGGCGCAGCTTGTCGGCATTGCCCAGCACGCGCGCGACTTCGGGCATGGCGGCGAAGCTGGCCGGATCGATCTGCGCCGCGCATCCCGTCACGACGATCTGCGCATCGGGCCGCGCCCTGGCGGCGCGGCGGATCGCGGCGCGGGTCTGCTTGACGGCTTCGTTGGTGACGGCACAGCTATTGACGACGACCATGTCCTCCCGCCCGGCGGCCAGCGCGCGGATCGTTTCGCTCTCGGCGATGTTCAGGCGGCAGCCCAAACTGATAATCTCGGGTCCAGGGAGGGACGACATGACCGCCGATCTAGGGATGGATGAACGACGTGTCCACGCGGACGCGAAGGCCGTGCTCGACTTCTGGTTCGGACTGGCGCCAGAACGGCATTTCGCCAAGGACGATGCGCTCGACCGCGAGATTGCCGAGCGGTTCGGGGCGCTTCGCGATCAGGTGCTGGCGACCGGGGCGATCGGCTGGCGCGACGATCCCGACACGCTGCTCGCGGCGATCCTGTTGCTCGACCAGTTTTCGCGCAATCTGCACCGGGGATCGGCGCAAGGCTATGCGGCCGATCCGCTCGCGCTGGAACTGTGCCTGTCGGCGATCGATGCGGGATGGGAATATCGCTATCCGCCCGAGCGGCTGGCCTTTGTCTATATGCCGCTGATGCACGCCGAGTCGCGGGCGATGCAGGATCTGAGCGTCGCCAAGTTCGCCGAACTGGGCCGCGAGGACAATCTCGCCTTCGCGCGCGATCACCGTGACGTCATCCGGCTTCATGGTCGGTATCCCAGCCGCAACGAAGCGCTTGGCCGGGCATCGACCGAGGCGGAGCGCGTCTATCTCAGCCGGCCAGACGCGGGCTGGTGAACGGCGGGGCGGGCGCGGCCGCACCCGCCAGCAGGCGCTTTTCGGCCAGCATCTGGCGCACCTGTGCCAGGTCCAGCATCGGGCCGTAGAGCGGTCCCTGTCCGTGCGAACAGCCGATCTCGCGCAGCCGCGCCTCCGTCTCCGCGTCGCGCAGGCCCTTGGCGGCGATCGGCAGGTGCAGATTGTCGCCCAGTTGGACGATGGCCGACACGATCGCGCTGCAATCCGGGTCGGCGCTCATGTTGCGGATGAAATCGGGATCGATCCGCACGCGGTCGAAGGGCAGGACGCGCAGATGCGCCAGGCTGGACTGGCCGCTGCCGAAATGGTCGAGCGCCAGGGAAATGCCCTGGTTCTTCAGGCTGGTGACGATCGACTGCGCCAGCGCCAGATTGGCGAACAGCGCATTCTCGGTGATCTCGATCTCCAGGCGGTGCGCCGGAAAGCCGCATTCGGTCAGCGTCTTGATGATCTTCTGCGCCAGCCAGGCATCCTGAAACTGCGACGCGACCATCGGCACGGACAGGATGATCGACGGGTCCCAGTCACGCGCACCCGCCATCGCCTGTCGCATCAGGCTGAGCGTCACTTCGCCCGACAGGCCGCACGCCTCCGCCACCGGCAGGAAGCGATCGGCGGCGATCGGGCCCAGCGTCGGATGCTCCCAATGGCCCGATACCTCGAACCCGGTC
This window harbors:
- the pspF gene encoding phage shock protein operon transcriptional activator, whose amino-acid sequence is MERTSQVIGQSGAFLDTLERASRAAALDRPVLVIGERGTGKELVAERLHRLSGRWDQPLVIMNCAALPETLIEAELFGHEAGAFTGATKARAGRFEEANGGTLFLDELGTLSMAAQDRLLRAVEYGEVTRIGSSRPLRVDVRIVAATNEHLPDKVAAHQFRADLLDRLCFEVVTLPPLRARKSDIMLLANHFGRRMAAEIGWQDWPGFGPAATDALMEHRWPGNVRELRNVVERAVYRWDREGPVDAIEIDPFRSPYRPQGQSPAAAKSDQASAPAPMSDGDEVAACDVGPSDFKSRVARFERELLTKALAENRFNQRTTAEALGLSYDQLRHALRRHDLIGTVA
- a CDS encoding superoxide dismutase — translated: MAFELPPLPYDYDALEPVISKETMTFHHDKHHAAYTNKLNEAVEADSSLQGKSIEDILANISSAPAVVRNNGGGYWNHDFFWKIMTKPGTTQPSGKLAQAIEAFGGLDKLKDEFNTKGAGQFGSGWAWVIADAEGKLKVTSTPNQDNPLMDVVADKGTPILGNDVWEHAYYLTYMNDRPGYLKAWWDVVNWDEAGRRYEAAVA
- a CDS encoding septation protein A, with amino-acid sequence MSTQQKEASAALKAGIEYGPLVLFFAVNFLAPMGPLTRVLVATGAFMVATVIAMIVSRVKMGRISPMLWMSGILVVVFGGLTLYFHDERFIKMKPTIVYAMFSALLFFGLATGRPLIQLVLGSVYSGLTPEGWRKLTRNWAIFFALMAVLNEAVWRNSTWDFWVGFKLWGAMPLTLGFAIANIPMLMKHGLNADEAKVQDPPVE
- the ftsY gene encoding signal recognition particle-docking protein FtsY — encoded protein: MSSSSSWHDKLLGGFRRTSDRLVGNLAGLGTARLDEGTLDEIEEALIASDLGPETAGHIRTRLAEGSFERNMEELGIRLVVAEEVEKALAKVATPLEIDAFPRPQVILVIGVNGSGKTTTIAKLAHLFMEQDYGVMLAAGDTFRAAAIGQLATWAERVGVPIVSGKEGGDAAGIVYEAVKQATATGIDVLIVDTAGRLQNKRELMDELSKIRRVLGRLNPEAPHDILLVLDATTGQNALNQIEVFKDVAGVTGLVMTKLDGTARGGVLVAAAEKYGLPIHAIGVGEGMTDLRPFDANEVSRIIAGIEGGRK
- the mtaB gene encoding tRNA (N(6)-L-threonylcarbamoyladenosine(37)-C(2))-methylthiotransferase MtaB encodes the protein MSSLPGPEIISLGCRLNIAESETIRALAAGREDMVVVNSCAVTNEAVKQTRAAIRRAARARPDAQIVVTGCAAQIDPASFAAMPEVARVLGNADKLRPESWASAEPMLVADLSRVVETAPHLVSAFAGHARAFVEVQNGCDHSCTFCIIPTGRGPSRSVPAGLVIERIVRAVELGHREVVLTGVDLTSYGHDLPGAPSLGLLVERILTHVPALPRLRLSSLDSIEIDDRLFELVTGEARVMPHLHLSLQAGNDLILKRMKRRHSRAQSVAIVERLLAARPDIAIGADLIAGFPTEDEAMAADTLALIDDCHIVHAHIFPYSARDGTPAARMPQVPHPLRRERAARLREAAARRRRDWLAAQVGETREVLVERPGTRGHAPDFADIHFSPAAEPGSIARVRVTAATETHLIGQLA
- a CDS encoding DUF924 family protein, whose amino-acid sequence is MTADLGMDERRVHADAKAVLDFWFGLAPERHFAKDDALDREIAERFGALRDQVLATGAIGWRDDPDTLLAAILLLDQFSRNLHRGSAQGYAADPLALELCLSAIDAGWEYRYPPERLAFVYMPLMHAESRAMQDLSVAKFAELGREDNLAFARDHRDVIRLHGRYPSRNEALGRASTEAERVYLSRPDAGW